In Ruegeria sp. YS9, the genomic window CCGCCACGATCTGGCCGGGGTCGATCGACAAGCTGACCTGTTTCAGGATCGGCATCCCGTGGATCGTCAGCGACAGGTTTTCAATCTGCAACAAGCTCATACCCGCGCCACCCTGATCCGGGGATCCAGCCAGTCCCGCATTCCGTCGCCCAACAGGTTCAGACCCAGCACCGTGACGATGATCGCCAGACCCGGAATCAGAGCCAAATGCGGGGCAAAACTGACCATCGTCTGCGCGTCTGCCAGCATCCGGCCCCAGCTGGGCGTCGGAGGTTGAGCGCCCAGACCAACATAAGACAGGCCCGCTTCGGCCAGAATGCCAAGGCTGAACTGGATGGTGCCCTGCACGATCAGCAGGTTGGCCACGTTGGGCAGAATATGTTCAGCCGATATCCGCGCCACCCCTTTGCCCGACACACGGGCGGCGAGGATGAACTCTCTCTCCCAAAGCGACAAAGCAGCCCCGCGGGTGATACGGGCAAAGACGGGGATGTTGAAAATGCCGATCGCAACAATGGCGTTGATTGCTCCGGCGCCATAGACGGCCGTGATCAGGATGGCGATCACCAGCGAGGGGAAAGCGAAGACCAGATCGTTGCCACGCATGATGACCTCATCCAGCCAGGATCCTTTGCGCGCGGCCGCCGTCAGGCCAAGAGGAACGCCAAGTGCCATGCCGATGCCGACGGCCACCAATGCCACCGCAATCGACGTGCGTGCACCGACCATGATCATCGAGAATATGTCGCGGCCGAAATGATCGGTTCCAAACCAATGCTGCCCGTTTGGTGGCTGCAATTTATTGGGAATGTCCAGCGCGGCATGGTCGTAAGGGGTCCAGATGAACGAGACCAACGCGGCCAGAACCACCAGCGACGACAACAAGGCCCCAAGGATCAGGTTCCGGTTCATGTCCTGCTCCTCAGTCGTGGGTCCACGGCCGCATAAGCAAGATCGACAAGGAAATTGACCGTTATAACGGCAAAGACCAGCAGCATCACGACCGATTCCACGACGATGAGGTCTCGGGCAGAAATGGCCTGAAACACCAGCCGCCCGAGGCCCGGCAGATAGAACACCTGTTCGATGATGATCGACCCCGCCAGCAGAAAGGAAAACTGCAAGCCGATGATGGTCAGCACCGGGATCAGTGCATTTCGCACACCATGCCGCCACAGGGCCTGACGACGGGACAGGCCCTTGGCCCGAGCCGTGCGCATGAAATCCTCACCCAGAATGTCCAGCAAGGCCGACCGCATGACGCGCGCCAGAATCGCCGCCTGTGGCAAGGCAAGAGCCACGGCAGGCAGGGTCAGGGAATGCAGGCCGGCCCACAGACCGTCGTTCCAACCGGCAAACCCGCCCGCATTGAACCAGCGCAGGTTGATGGCGAAGATCAGCACAAGCATCATTGCAAACCAGAAATTGGGCACAGCAATCCCAAGCTGCGTCGCCCCCATCACTGCAAGGTCCCCCGGCTTGCCCCGACGCGCAGCGGCATAGATTCCGGCGGGAAAGGCGATCAATGTGGACAGTGTCAGCGCGTAAAGCGCCAGGGGCAACGACACCCACAACCGGTCCGCGATCATCTGCGACACTGGCGTGCGGTAGGTGTACGAGGTGCCGAAATCGCCCTCCAGCATGCCGCCCACCCAATTGAAGTACCGCTGTATCCTGGACGCATCCAGGCCCAGCTCGGCCCGCAACGCGGCCAGCGTGTCCTCCTGCGCGTTGACGCCCAGCATGAACGACGCCGGATCACCCGGGGCAACCTCGATCACGGCGAAGATGACCACCGAGGCGACGGCCAGGCTGACAAGCAAGGAAATCAGTCGTTTGAGGACGTAGCGGAGCATTGGCACCACGTTAGGGTCACATCAGGCATGGGTCCAGCGTCTAAGGCACCAGAAGGAAAGCGGAAACCGCATAGGCAACGATCGCGGCATACCCCAGTGGATAGATCCACTTGATCGCATAGTTGTCCAGGATGCGGGCCGTACCCTCCTTGCCGGACACTTTCAGCCGTCGCAGTGCGACGTTGAACACGATCAGCGCCCCGGTCATCAGAAACATGCACTGAAGGACAAAATCCAGAAAAGTCAGATAACCCAGCTTGGGCAGATCAGCGGATATCGCCCAGTTGAACGCGACAAACACCAGCAGGTTGCCGCCCGCGATCTCGATCCTCCGGCGGTATTCATCCAGAAAAAACAGCGCCCAGCCGACCGAAATCAAGACAAGCATCGGCAGGAAAACCCGTATGACGTAGTATGTCAGATGTCGTTTGCCCTCGAAAACAAGCGCGACCTGATCGCTTTCTTTGCCGGATAGCCCCAGAACCCTGGACGTTTCCAACCGTGCATTGTTCAGAATCCATTCTTCTTCGCCCAGTTGATCTCCGAGGCCGGAAAATTCATCCAGCGGATGGTAATTGACATATTCGGACGGAAAGACCGATACGACTTCGAAATGGAACTCCTGCGTGTCGAACGGGTATTTTCGGAAATCGAAATGAGGCGCCTGGAGTGTAAGAGACGATTTTTCGACATACAGCACCCGTCCGTCGTACCGCAGGGATGCGGCGGATTCGTGGATCCACTTGTTGGACTGCTGATTGTGAATGACAAAAGCCGGCAGAACGGAACCTATACTTGCCGCATGATCGGCAAGATCGGGCGGGTTGAAAACCCTGATATCCCTTCCCAGTTCCTCGGGATCAAACGCCAGCGCAGGATCGGTCCATTCCACCCGCAAGACCACAACCGCGCCGTAGTTTTCAGCCTTTTGATCAACGCCGGTGATCTGGTCGATGCGAATGCCGACGCCAACATCCAACGGGTTCTCGGGCGTTCCGGGCAGGGCATCCAGCCGCCCACCCAACACATTCTGAGCCGTGGCCACGACCGAAGAACCGAACACCAGGAAAACACCTAAAACCAAGACGGGAATGGCGCGGAGCAAGAACATGCGTGAGAACACCCTGACACAATGAAAGGCCCGGGCCGCCCAGCGCGGCCTGGGCAGTACTATTACTCGGACCAGCTGATCTGAGTCAGATCGATTGCGGCGGTGGGCGCGTTCTTCCAAAGGCCCTGAACTCCGACTTTCGCAACGCCCAGCTTGGCCAACTGGAACAGGTACCCATTGACATAGTCGCTTGCGATCAGGCGCTGCGCCTCACCCAGCAAACGGGTGCGTTCTTCGGGGTCGGTGGTGGTGTTCAGCATGTCCATCAGCGCCTGAAAATCCGTGCTGTCATACTGGAAGTAATAATCAGGTCGCGCATAAATGCCGATATCCATCGGCTCCGTGTGGCTGACAATGGTCAGGCCGAACTCCTTGCCCTTGAACACCGTTTCCAACCATTGCGCCCATTCCACATTGATGATCTCGGCCGTGATGCCGACCTCGGCCAGCTGCGCCGCTATGATTTCGCCCCCGCGGCGGGCATAAGACGGCGGCGGCAGATGCAACGTGGTCTCAAACCCGTTTTCGAATCCTGCCTCTGCCAGCAACGCCCTTGCTTTTTCAGGGTCGTAAGCCGAATTGCCCGTCAGATCGACATACGCCGGATGATGCGGCGCAAAATGGGTTCCGATCGGGGTGCCATAGCCGAACATCGCGCCGTCGATGATGGCCTGCCGGTCGATGGCATGGGCCAGTGCCTGCCGGACCAGAATACTGTCAAACGGAGGTTGTTTGTTGTTGGTGGACAGGATCGTTTCGCCTTCGGTCGAGCCGACCAAAACCTGAAAGCGTGGATCGGCCTCGAACTGAGGCAGGTTTTCCGGCGCGGGGAAGTTGTCAAATACGTCGACATCCTCGGCCATCATGGCGGCAAAAGCGGCAGTCGGGTCCGAGATGAACTTGAATGTTGCAGTCTCTAATGCAGGCTGATCACCCCAATAATCGGGATTGCGGTTCAGTGTGATGCTGTCACCCTGCACCCAGTTGCCAAAGGTATAGGCGCCAGTGCCAACTGGATTGGTCTTGATGTTTTCAATGCTCTCGGGCGCGACGATGACTGCGTCCCCCCAAGCCAGGTTGAACAGGAAATTTCCGTTTGGCTCTGACAGGGTGACTTTGACCGTAAGCGGATCAACGACCTCGACGGTTTCGATACCGGCAAACAGGGCCTTTTGCGCGTTGGCGCTGTCTTCCGCGGTTGCGCGGTCAAGGCTGAATTTGACATCCTCGGCGTCCATGGTGGTGCCATCATGGAAGATCACCCCGTCGTGCAGTTTGAAGGTATAGACCGTCCCGTCTTCGGAAATCTCCCAGCTTTCCGCCAAGCCGGGTACGACCGAACCATCGCCCATGAAACGTGTCAGACCTTCGAAGATATTGGTGTAAACCACCGAGTCGATGGCTTGCGCCGCCGCGCTTGTCGGATCCAGATGCGGAGGCTCAAGCTGCATCGCTATGGTGATGTCCGACTTGGCCAAAGCCTGCGTGGCAAGCAGGCTGGCCCCTACGGCCAGGGTCGATGCAAATGTCCGGAACAGGAATTTCGTCATGTGAACTCTCCCTACTGAAACGGGTTGCGCCCTTGTTTTCAGGGCCATTTTACTGACAGTCTTCCTGTAAACCTCAGGTCAATCAAGGGAATGTTCGCGCAACCGGGGTTTCTTCGGCCCCTTCCGATCTGCTATGCCGCACTGCAACATAATACTGCAGGAGCGATCCATGAGCGCCACCGCCCGCAAGAAAGCCCCGAACGCCGAGGATATTCGCGCCCGAAAAGGTGGCGAACCTCTGGTCTCTTTGACCGCCTATACCACGCCAATGGCGCGCCTGATGGACGCGCATTGCGATTTCGTGCTGGTCGGAGACAGCGTCGGCATGGTTCTGCACGGGCTGGACTCTACGCTGGGGGTCACGATGGAAATGATGATCCTGCACGGTCAAGCCGTGTCTCGCGGCCTGGACAGGGCGATGATGGTCATCGACATGCCTTTCGGAAGCTATGAGGAGAGCCCGGCACAAGCCTTTCGTAACGCCGCACGCCTGATGGCGGACACACGTGCGGGCGCGGTCAAACTGGAAGGCGGGGTCGAAATGGCTGAAACCATCCGCTTTCTGGTGAAACGAGGCATCCCGGTGATGGCTCATATCGGACTGACGCCGCAATCGATCAACACGCTGGGCGGCTACAAGGTGCAGGGCCGTGACGAGCAGGCCGAAGCCGTCATGGCAGACGCCCGCGCCGTGACCGAGGCTGGCGCGTTCTCGGTCGTTCTGGAGAAAGTGCCCCAAGGTCTGGCGAACCAGATCACCGAAGAGATTGCGATCCCGACCATCGGCATCGGTGCATCTGCGGGCTGTGACGGGCAGATTTTGGTCGTGGACGACATGGTGGGCTTTTTCACCGCCTTCAAACCCAAATTCGTCAAACGCTATGCCGAGCTGGGTCCGCTGGCCGAAGCGGCCATTGCGGAATACGCCGCTGAAGTCCGCGCGCGGACCTTCCCGGCGGATGAACACGTCTTTGCCGATCAGGCTCCGGCCAGAGGACAAAAGACATGACCGCACCGATTCTGCGCTCTCTGGCCGAGCTGCGTGCCAAAACCACCACTTGGCATCGAAACGGTGAGACCATCGGCGTGGTTCCGACCATGGGTGCGCTGCACGAGGGGCATTTGTCACTGGCACAGGCGGCGAAACAGGGCTGCGACCGGGTGATCGTGACGATTTTTGTGAACCCCAAGCAGTTCAACAATCCCGAAGACCTGGCAAATTACCCCCGCACCGAGCATGAAGACGCCCAAAAGCTGGCCCCGTATGGTGTGGATGCGATCTATGTGCCGGACCCGCAGGAAATCTATCCGGAAGGGTTTTCGACGACGGTATCGGTCGCCGGTCTGACCGACGTGATGGAAGGCCCCTTCCGCCCCGGACATTTCGAAGGCGTGGCCACGGTGGTCGCCAAGCTGTTCCTGCAAACACAGGCGGATCGAGCCTATTTCGGGGAAAAAGACTATCAACAGCTGCTGGTTGTCCGCCGGATGGCGCGTGATCTGAATATCCCCATCGAGGTGATCGGCTGCCCGACCGTGCGTGAACCCTCGGGCCTGGCGATGTCGTCGCGCAATCTTCTTCTTTCCCCCCAAGGGTTGAAGGTCGCAGAACAAATGAACGGCGTCATGCAACAGGTGGCTGACGATCTGGCCAAGGGCGCAGACTTTGCCAAACTGGCGCAGGATGCAAAGGAAACCCTGCTGAAGGTCGGGTTTTCCGAAGTCGAGTATGTCGACCTGCGCTGTGCCGAGACACTGGAAAGCCTGTCCAGCGCCACCCAGCCCGCCCGCCTGTTCGTCACGGCCTGGGCCGACGGCGTCCGCCTGATCGACAATATCCCTGTCAACCCGGCCTGATTTCTGGTCTGGCCCCTGCGCCATTGTTTGCGCTAAAGTCCGGCAAAACGATACCGGGGGAGAGCGGAAATGACCCATATTCTGGCAATCGATCAAGGCACTACGTCTTCGCGCGCCATTCTGTTTGACGCGCAGATGCGGCCTGTCGGCACTGCCCAGCAGGAGTTTCCCCAGCACTTCCCGCAGGAAGGCTGGGTTGAACACGACCCCGAGGATATCTGGTCCAGCGTTCTGCATGTGTGCCGTGAGGTGATGGAAACCACCGGCATTTCAGCGGACCAGATTGCCGGTATCGGCATCACCAACCAGCGCGAAACGACGGTCGTCTGGGACAAACAGACCGGCAAGGCCATCCACAATGCCATCGTCTGGCAGGACCGCCGCACCGCCGATATCTGCGCCCGCTACAAACAGGCCGGGTGCGAGGATGACGTTACCGCTCAGACCGGTCTGCTGCTGGATCCCTATTTCTCGGGCACCAAGGTCAAATGGCTGCTGGATACCGTTTCGGGTGCCCGCGCGCGGGCAGAAGCCGGAGACCTGCTGTTCGGCACGATCGACAGTTTCCTGATCTGGCGGCTGACCGAAGGCCGTGTTCATGCAACCGATGCGACCAACGCCGCCCGTACCCTGCTGTTCGACATTCACTCAGGCACGTGGAGCGCCGAGATTTGCGACCTGCTGGACGTGCCCCTGAACCTTTTGCCCGAAGTAAAGGATTGCGCCGCGGATTTCGGAACCACCACTTTGTTCGGGGGCGACATTCCCATTCTGGGCGTTGCAGGCGACCAGCAAGCCGCCACCATCGGGCAGGCCTGTTTCCAGCCCGGTATGATGAAATCAACCTATGGCACGGGCTGCTTTGCGCTGCTGAACACAGGAGCACAGCCGGTTCAGTCGAAAAACCGCCTGCTGACGACGATCGCTTATCAACTGGACGGCCGGCGAACCTATGCGCTGGAAGGGTCGATCTTTATCGCGGGGGCCGCAGTGCAATGGCTGCGCGACGCGTTGCAGATCATCGATGCGGCGCCACAAAGCGGCGAACTGGCGGCTCGGGCTGATCCGAACCAGCATGTGGTGCTTGTGCCCGCCTTCACCGGCCTCGGGGCGCCTTATTGGAAACCTGACTGTCGCGGAGCGCTGTTCGGGCTGACGCGCAATTCCGGCCGGGCCGAGATCGCCCGCGCCACGCTGGAAAGCATCGCCTTCCAGACCCGCGACCTGTGGCACGCCATGCAGGGCGACTGGGGCGCCGATGCCGATGTCATCCTGCGCGTCGATGGCGGGATGGCCGCGTCTGACTGGACCATGCAAGGCCTGTCGAACTGTCTTGGCGCGCCTGTGGACCGCCCTGTCATGCAAGAGACGACAGCCCTGGGCGCCGCATGGCTGGCAGGCATGAAAGCCGGAATTTATCCGGATCAGGCCGGGTTTGCGGAAACATGGGCGCTGGATCGCCGGTTCGAGCCAACGCAGGACCAAGCCAACCGCGATGCGGCCTATGACCGTTGGCAACGCGCGGTACAGGCGGCGATGGCGTTCTAGCTGTGGTCTTTCAACAAACGCTGTTTCTGCCGTGACCAATCGCGCTTGGCCTGGGTTTCGCGCTTGTCATGGGTTTTCTTACCCTTGGCGATGCCGATCTTGATCTTGGCCAAACCCTTGTGGTTGAAATACAAAACCAGCGGCACCAGCGTCATGCCCTTGCGCTGGGTTGCATTCCACAAATCGGACATCTGTTTGCGGGACACCAGCAACTTGCGACGGCGGCGCTCTTCATGCTTGAACACTTTGGCCTGCTCGTATGGCGCGATATAGCTGTTGACCAGCCACAGCTCGCCGTCATCGACGGTGGCATAGCTTTCGGCAATGTTGGAACCACCCGCGCGCAGGGATTTGACTTCGGACCCTTGCAGAACGATACCGCATTCGATGTCCTCTTCGATTGCATAATCGAAGCGGGCGCGCCGGTTTTCGGCGATTACCTTGTAATTCGGGTCTGTCTTCTGCTTGGCCATAACGCGTTGATTTAGGCGGCTTGCGCCGCCCTTGCAAGGCACGGATTTTCAGCCGGGGTCAGGATTTGGCCGAAATGATCAGATCCGGGCCAAAAATCGTGTCAGCGTGGTTGTGAAGGTATATCTTCAACCAGGGCGTAAACCGGTCCGGGTGGCGTTTCACCTCGGCCAACAGATCGTGATAGTCGATCCAACGGATATCCATGACTTCATCCGGGTTGGGCGCGATTTTCAGCGGGCCTCGGACATGAGCCAGAAAGACGTCGACAACCTCGTTTTCCACCATGCTGTTGCCCACATCGGCGTGGTATTCCAATCGGTGTCG contains:
- a CDS encoding ABC transporter substrate-binding protein, which encodes MTKFLFRTFASTLAVGASLLATQALAKSDITIAMQLEPPHLDPTSAAAQAIDSVVYTNIFEGLTRFMGDGSVVPGLAESWEISEDGTVYTFKLHDGVIFHDGTTMDAEDVKFSLDRATAEDSANAQKALFAGIETVEVVDPLTVKVTLSEPNGNFLFNLAWGDAVIVAPESIENIKTNPVGTGAYTFGNWVQGDSITLNRNPDYWGDQPALETATFKFISDPTAAFAAMMAEDVDVFDNFPAPENLPQFEADPRFQVLVGSTEGETILSTNNKQPPFDSILVRQALAHAIDRQAIIDGAMFGYGTPIGTHFAPHHPAYVDLTGNSAYDPEKARALLAEAGFENGFETTLHLPPPSYARRGGEIIAAQLAEVGITAEIINVEWAQWLETVFKGKEFGLTIVSHTEPMDIGIYARPDYYFQYDSTDFQALMDMLNTTTDPEERTRLLGEAQRLIASDYVNGYLFQLAKLGVAKVGVQGLWKNAPTAAIDLTQISWSE
- a CDS encoding ABC transporter permease; protein product: MNRNLILGALLSSLVVLAALVSFIWTPYDHAALDIPNKLQPPNGQHWFGTDHFGRDIFSMIMVGARTSIAVALVAVGIGMALGVPLGLTAAARKGSWLDEVIMRGNDLVFAFPSLVIAILITAVYGAGAINAIVAIGIFNIPVFARITRGAALSLWEREFILAARVSGKGVARISAEHILPNVANLLIVQGTIQFSLGILAEAGLSYVGLGAQPPTPSWGRMLADAQTMVSFAPHLALIPGLAIIVTVLGLNLLGDGMRDWLDPRIRVARV
- the panC gene encoding pantoate--beta-alanine ligase, with translation MTAPILRSLAELRAKTTTWHRNGETIGVVPTMGALHEGHLSLAQAAKQGCDRVIVTIFVNPKQFNNPEDLANYPRTEHEDAQKLAPYGVDAIYVPDPQEIYPEGFSTTVSVAGLTDVMEGPFRPGHFEGVATVVAKLFLQTQADRAYFGEKDYQQLLVVRRMARDLNIPIEVIGCPTVREPSGLAMSSRNLLLSPQGLKVAEQMNGVMQQVADDLAKGADFAKLAQDAKETLLKVGFSEVEYVDLRCAETLESLSSATQPARLFVTAWADGVRLIDNIPVNPA
- the smpB gene encoding SsrA-binding protein SmpB, with product MAKQKTDPNYKVIAENRRARFDYAIEEDIECGIVLQGSEVKSLRAGGSNIAESYATVDDGELWLVNSYIAPYEQAKVFKHEERRRRKLLVSRKQMSDLWNATQRKGMTLVPLVLYFNHKGLAKIKIGIAKGKKTHDKRETQAKRDWSRQKQRLLKDHS
- the glpK gene encoding glycerol kinase GlpK encodes the protein MTHILAIDQGTTSSRAILFDAQMRPVGTAQQEFPQHFPQEGWVEHDPEDIWSSVLHVCREVMETTGISADQIAGIGITNQRETTVVWDKQTGKAIHNAIVWQDRRTADICARYKQAGCEDDVTAQTGLLLDPYFSGTKVKWLLDTVSGARARAEAGDLLFGTIDSFLIWRLTEGRVHATDATNAARTLLFDIHSGTWSAEICDLLDVPLNLLPEVKDCAADFGTTTLFGGDIPILGVAGDQQAATIGQACFQPGMMKSTYGTGCFALLNTGAQPVQSKNRLLTTIAYQLDGRRTYALEGSIFIAGAAVQWLRDALQIIDAAPQSGELAARADPNQHVVLVPAFTGLGAPYWKPDCRGALFGLTRNSGRAEIARATLESIAFQTRDLWHAMQGDWGADADVILRVDGGMAASDWTMQGLSNCLGAPVDRPVMQETTALGAAWLAGMKAGIYPDQAGFAETWALDRRFEPTQDQANRDAAYDRWQRAVQAAMAF
- the panB gene encoding 3-methyl-2-oxobutanoate hydroxymethyltransferase, with the translated sequence MSATARKKAPNAEDIRARKGGEPLVSLTAYTTPMARLMDAHCDFVLVGDSVGMVLHGLDSTLGVTMEMMILHGQAVSRGLDRAMMVIDMPFGSYEESPAQAFRNAARLMADTRAGAVKLEGGVEMAETIRFLVKRGIPVMAHIGLTPQSINTLGGYKVQGRDEQAEAVMADARAVTEAGAFSVVLEKVPQGLANQITEEIAIPTIGIGASAGCDGQILVVDDMVGFFTAFKPKFVKRYAELGPLAEAAIAEYAAEVRARTFPADEHVFADQAPARGQKT
- a CDS encoding ABC transporter permease, whose product is MLRYVLKRLISLLVSLAVASVVIFAVIEVAPGDPASFMLGVNAQEDTLAALRAELGLDASRIQRYFNWVGGMLEGDFGTSYTYRTPVSQMIADRLWVSLPLALYALTLSTLIAFPAGIYAAARRGKPGDLAVMGATQLGIAVPNFWFAMMLVLIFAINLRWFNAGGFAGWNDGLWAGLHSLTLPAVALALPQAAILARVMRSALLDILGEDFMRTARAKGLSRRQALWRHGVRNALIPVLTIIGLQFSFLLAGSIIIEQVFYLPGLGRLVFQAISARDLIVVESVVMLLVFAVITVNFLVDLAYAAVDPRLRSRT